In Campylobacter sp. RM16189, a genomic segment contains:
- a CDS encoding phosphatidylglycerol lysyltransferase domain-containing protein has product MLVIGDYNLEKFSITTKPCMQKYLEKLQNEIELSISDYTFAANYIWLSNASGFYAVIEDCFCLFVMTGSELSMLLPPIGKFENLKNATEKCFEIMNLNNSSRHYSRIDYVAENILEKFAVMIDESANIFDVFEDYLFEKKLVDYIYKTDSLIELKGNSYHTKRTEINKFKNTYPNFRIETLEPAKHSKEIITLANIWAQERIKYIPKEQADEFMEGMYQEKAAIKKMLQNYEALELSGIVLYINDILQGFTVGERINDKVASVIIEKTNFEVLGCAQFIFREFSKILKEKYGCEFINVGDDMGFENLKKVKMSYRPEQLCVKYTIYQK; this is encoded by the coding sequence ATGCTTGTCATAGGTGATTATAACCTCGAAAAATTCAGCATTACAACAAAACCTTGTATGCAAAAATATCTTGAAAAACTCCAAAATGAAATCGAACTTAGCATAAGCGATTATACATTTGCGGCAAATTATATCTGGCTTTCAAACGCAAGCGGCTTTTACGCGGTCATAGAGGATTGCTTTTGCCTCTTTGTGATGACGGGAAGCGAGCTTAGCATGCTTTTGCCACCTATCGGTAAGTTTGAAAATCTGAAAAACGCTACGGAAAAATGCTTTGAAATCATGAATTTAAACAACAGTTCGCGCCACTACTCAAGGATTGATTACGTGGCTGAAAATATCCTTGAAAAATTTGCCGTGATGATCGATGAGAGCGCAAATATCTTTGATGTTTTTGAAGATTACTTGTTTGAAAAAAAGCTGGTTGATTACATATACAAAACCGATAGTTTGATCGAGCTAAAGGGCAACTCCTATCATACAAAACGCACAGAGATCAACAAATTTAAAAACACCTATCCAAATTTTCGTATCGAGACGCTAGAGCCCGCAAAGCACAGTAAAGAGATCATAACTCTAGCTAATATTTGGGCGCAAGAGCGCATAAAATACATACCAAAAGAGCAAGCAGATGAGTTCATGGAGGGCATGTATCAGGAAAAAGCGGCGATTAAAAAAATGCTTCAAAACTACGAGGCTCTCGAGCTTAGCGGCATAGTTTTATACATCAACGACATATTGCAGGGCTTTACGGTCGGCGAGAGGATCAACGATAAGGTAGCAAGCGTCATCATAGAAAAGACGAATTTTGAAGTGCTTGGTTGCGCGCAGTTTATATTTCGCGAATTTAGCAAAATTCTCAAAGAAAAATACGGCTGCGAGTTCATAAACGTGGGCGATGACATGGGGTTTGAAAACCTTAAAAAAGTAAAGATGAGCTACCGACCAGAGCAACTTTGCGTAAAATACACGATCTATCAAAAATGA
- a CDS encoding GNAT family N-acetyltransferase, with amino-acid sequence MRKIHDLSKMTLQKPNLTDIKALFELESASFDRFSSPLSKRAFRYHIDKNFMLAAKENGEILGYILIFAYLKTPRIYSLAVSPKARGKGVAKALISEVLSWFESLRLEVRVDNVAAINLYKKFGFKQTKTLSKYYDDGCDALEMIWLAKREFK; translated from the coding sequence TTGCGTAAAATACACGATCTATCAAAAATGACCTTACAAAAGCCAAATTTAACCGATATAAAGGCACTTTTTGAGCTTGAGAGCGCCTCTTTTGATAGGTTTAGCAGCCCTCTTTCAAAAAGAGCTTTTAGGTATCACATAGATAAAAATTTCATGCTCGCAGCAAAAGAAAATGGCGAAATTTTAGGCTACATTTTGATATTTGCCTATCTTAAAACTCCTCGCATCTACTCGCTTGCAGTTAGTCCAAAAGCTAGAGGTAAAGGAGTTGCAAAAGCGCTTATAAGCGAGGTTTTAAGCTGGTTTGAAAGCTTGCGTCTTGAAGTTAGAGTTGATAACGTAGCGGCGATAAATTTGTATAAAAAATTTGGCTTTAAGCAAACTAAAACGCTTAGCAAATACTACGATGACGGTTGCGACGCTTTAGAGATGATTTGGTTAGCAAAGCGCGAATTTAAATAG
- a CDS encoding aminoacetone oxidase family FAD-binding enzyme yields MTAANQIYDILIIGAGAAGLFLAANLHGKSVAILEKNPSAGKKIIASGGGKCNVTNRYISAQNYLGDEEFVTKTLLNLDFSEVLEFFSELKFKEIKQNQFFCASSAKDVLGVLLRASQQSGAKIFYNCDVKSVSKISNSTEVSTQDDLSNSQNEIFEVLTHGGQKFSCKHLVIASGGLSYKALGTSEIGYEIAHSFGIEVIRTAPALVGFTVQKDEFWFKNLSGVSLNAEISLSAKNLAERKFIGDVLFTHKGISGPAILNASLFWQKGTMSLNFLPNFSFKNLNSKKQLSTILPLAKRFTLEFLKSRNLADKSFNEYSQAEKTEILKLQEYKFAPAGTFGFERAEVTKGGVLTSELNQNFESKKQRNLYFIGEVLDVTGMLGGYNIHFAFASAKTLARHFDTI; encoded by the coding sequence ATGACTGCTGCAAATCAAATTTACGATATCTTAATCATCGGTGCAGGAGCTGCTGGACTCTTTTTGGCAGCAAATTTGCACGGCAAAAGTGTAGCTATCCTTGAAAAAAATCCCTCCGCCGGCAAAAAAATCATCGCAAGCGGTGGCGGCAAGTGCAATGTCACGAACCGCTATATAAGCGCGCAAAACTATCTTGGCGATGAAGAATTTGTCACAAAGACTCTTTTAAATTTAGACTTTAGCGAAGTGCTTGAGTTTTTTAGTGAGCTTAAATTTAAAGAGATAAAACAAAATCAATTTTTTTGTGCTAGCTCGGCCAAAGACGTTCTTGGCGTGCTTTTAAGAGCGTCGCAGCAAAGCGGAGCAAAGATATTTTACAACTGTGATGTAAAAAGCGTGTCTAAAATTTCAAATTCGACTGAAGTTAGCACACAAGATGACTTATCAAATTCACAAAATGAAATCTTTGAAGTCTTAACTCACGGCGGACAAAAATTTAGCTGCAAACATCTTGTGATCGCAAGCGGTGGGCTTAGCTACAAGGCTCTTGGCACAAGCGAGATAGGCTATGAGATAGCTCATAGCTTTGGCATAGAGGTAATTAGAACTGCTCCCGCTTTGGTCGGTTTTACGGTTCAAAAAGATGAGTTTTGGTTTAAAAATTTAAGCGGCGTTAGCCTGAATGCCGAAATTTCTTTAAGCGCAAAAAATCTAGCCGAGCGAAAATTTATCGGAGATGTTTTATTTACGCATAAAGGCATTAGCGGACCAGCGATCTTAAACGCTTCGTTATTTTGGCAAAAGGGCACGATGAGTTTAAATTTTCTGCCAAATTTTAGCTTTAAAAATTTAAACTCAAAAAAGCAGCTTTCTACGATCTTACCGCTTGCTAAGCGATTTACTCTTGAGTTTTTGAAATCAAGAAATTTAGCCGATAAGAGCTTTAATGAATATAGCCAAGCCGAAAAAACCGAAATTTTAAAGCTGCAAGAGTACAAATTCGCACCTGCCGGCACATTTGGTTTCGAGCGAGCGGAAGTTACAAAAGGCGGTGTGCTAACAAGCGAGCTAAATCAAAATTTTGAGAGTAAAAAGCAAAGAAATTTATACTTTATCGGCGAAGTTTTGGACGTTACGGGCATGCTTGGAGGATACAACATACACTTTGCCTTTGCAAGCGCAAAAACTCTAGCGCGCCACTTTGATACTATTTAA